The following are encoded together in the Phocoena sinus isolate mPhoSin1 chromosome 11, mPhoSin1.pri, whole genome shotgun sequence genome:
- the VARS2 gene encoding valine--tRNA ligase, mitochondrial isoform X4: MVKRKMSPGPCLLHTVPNMLRLPGTLGGCERASSNQNIRHRMRGDQVLWVPGSDHAGIATQAVVEKQLWKERGVRRHELSREDFLREVWKWKEEKGGEICEQLRVLGASLDWDRECFTMDAGSSVAVTEAFVRLYKAGLLYRSRQLVNWSCALRSAISDIEVESRPLPGCTELQLPDSPTPVSFGLLFSVAFPVDGEPDAEVVVGTTRPETLPGDVAVAVHPDDSRYTHLHGRQLRHPLTGQLLPLITDCAVQPHLGTGAVKVTPAHSPADAELGARHGLSPLSVIAEDGTMTSLCGDWLQGLHRFVAREKILSALRERGLFRGFQDHPMVLPICSRSGDVVEYLPKSQWFVCCREMGDRAAKAVESGALELSPSFHQKNWQHWFSHTGDWCVSRQLWWGHQIPAYLVVEEHTQGDAKDCWVVGRTEAEAREVAAELTGRPGAELTLERDPDVLDTWFSSALFPFSALGWPQETPDLARFYPLSLLETGGDLLLFWVGRMVMLGTQLTGQLPFSKVLLHSMVRDRQGRKMSKSLGNVLDPRDIINGVELQVLQEKLRDGNLDPAELVIAASAQRKDFPRGIPECGTDALRFALCSHGALGGDLHLSVSEVLSFRHFCNKIWNALRFILNALGEKFIPQPAEELSPASPMDAWILSCLARTARDCERGFLTCELALVTHALHHFWLHNLCDVYLEAVKPVLLHLPRPPGPLQVLFSCADIGLRLLAPLMPFLAEELWQRLPPRPGGAPAPSICVAPYPSALSLEHWHQPELERHFSRVQEAVQALRALRATYQLTKARPRVLLQSSEPGEQGLFEAFLEPLGTLGHCGAVGLLPPAAAAPSGWAQASLSDTVQVYMELQGLVDPQTHLPRLAARRHKLQKQLDGLIARTPSEGEAETQRQQRLSSLQLELSKLDKAASHLRHLMDVSPSPGEL, translated from the exons ATGGTGAAAAGAAAG ATGTCTCCCGGCCCCTGCCTCCTGCATACAGTCCCCAATATGTTGAGGCTGCCTGGTACCCTTGGTGGGTGCGAGAGGGCTTCTTCAAACCAGAATATCAG GCACCGGATGCGTGGGGATCAGGTGCTGTGGGTCCCTGGATCAGATCATGCAGGGATTGCTACTCAA GCTGTGGTGGAGAAACAGCTGTGGAAGGAGCGAGGAGTGAGGAGACACGAGCTGAGCCGGGAAGACTTCCTTAGGGAGGTGTGGAAGTGGAAGGAGGA GAAAGGTGGAGAGATATGTGAGCAGCTCCGAGTGCTGGGGGCCTCCCTGGACTGGGACCGAGAGTGTTTTACCATGGATGCC GGCTCCTCAGTGGCTGTGACAGAAGCTTTCGTGCGGCTCTACAAGGCTGGGTTGTTGTACCGGAGCCGGCAGCTTGTCAACTGGTCGTGTGCGTTACGCTCTGCCATCTCGGATATTGAg GTGGAGAGCCGGCCCCTCCCTGGCTGCACGGAGCTTCAGTTGCCTGACTCCCCCACCCCTGTGTCTTTTGGCCTCCTCTTTTCCGTGGCCTTCCCCGTGGATGGAGAGCCTG ATGCAGAGGTTGTGGTAGGAACCACGAGGCCAGAGACGTTGCCTGGAGACGTGGCTGTGGCCGTCCATCCCGATGACTCCCGATACACA cATCTACATGGACGACAACTTCGTCATCCCTTGACGGGGCAGCTTCTCCCCCTTATCACAGACTGTGCTGTTCAGCCACACCTGGGCACAG GGGCAGTGAAGGTGACTCCCGCTCACAGCCCTGCCGATGCTGAGCTGGGGGCCCGACACGGCTTGAGCCCCCTGAGTGTCATTGCGGAGGATGGAACCATGACCTCCCTCTGCGGGGACTGGCTGCAG GGTCTTCACCGATTTGTGGCCCGGGAAAAGATTCTGTCAGCACTGAGGGAACGGGGCCTGTTCCGGGGATTCCAGGACCACCCTATGGTGCTGCCCATTTGCAG CCGTTCCGGGGATGTGGTAGAATACCTACCGAAGAGCCAGTGGTTTGTCTGCTGCCGGGAAATGGGGGACAGAGCTGCCAAG GCTGTGGAGTCAGGGGCCCTGGAGCTCAGTCCCTCCTTCCACCAGAAGAACTGGCAGCACTGGTTTTCCCACACTGG GGACTGGTGTGTCTCCCGGCAGCTGTGGTGGGGTCATCAGATTCCAGCCTACCTGGTTGTAGAGGAGCACACACAG GGCGACGCGAAGGACTGTTGGGTGGTCGGGCGGACAGAGGCTGAGGCCAGAGAAGTAGCTGCAGAATTGACAGGGAGACCAGGGGCGGAGCTGACCCTGGAGAGGG ACCCCGATGTCCTGGATACCTGGTTCTCCTCggctcttttccccttttctgccCTGGGCTGGCCCCAAGAG ACCCCAGACCTGGCTCGTTTCTACCCCCTGTCACTTTTGGAAACGGGTGGTGACCTCTTGCTGTTCTGGGTGGGCCGCATGGTCATGTTGGGGACCCAGCTCACAGGGCAGCTCCCCTTCAGCAAG GTGTTGCTGCACTCCATGGTTCGGGACAGGCAGGGCCGGAAGATGAGCAAGTCGCTGGGGAATGTGCTGGACCCACGGGACATCATCAATGGGGTGGAGCTGCAG GTGCTGCAGGAGAAGCTGAGGGATGGGAACTTGGACCCCGCAGAGCTGGTGATCGCGGCCTCAGCACAG AGAAAGGACTTCCCTCGTGGGATCCCCGAGTGTGGGACAGATGCCCTGAGATTCGCCCTGTGCTCCCACGGGGCCCTGG gGGGCGACTTGCACCTGTCTGTCTCTGAGGTCCTGAGCTTCAGACATTTCTGCAATAAGATCTGGAATGCCCTGCGCTTTATCCTGAATGCTCTTGGGGAGAAATTCATACCCCAGCCTGCAGAGGag CTGTCCCCCGCCTCCCCCATGGATGCCTGGATCCTCAGCTGCCTGGCCCGCACTGCCCGGGACTGCGAGCGGGGCTTCCTCACCTGCGAGCTCGCGCTCGTCACCCACGCCCTGCACCACTTCTGGCTTCACAACCTCTGTGACGTCTACTTG GAGGCTGTGAAGCCAGTGCTGTTGCACTTGCCCCGCCCCCCGGGGCCTCTTCAGGTCCTGTTCTCCTGCGCTGACATCGGTCTCCGCCTCCTCGCCCCGCTGATGCCCTTCCTGGCTGAAGAGCTCTGGCAGAGGCTGCCCCCTAGGCCTGGTggcgcccctgcccccagcatctGTGTTGCCCCCTACCCCAGTGCCCTCAGCTTG GAGCACTGGCACCAGCCCGAGCTGGAGCGGCACTTCTCCCGGGTACAGGAGGCTGTGCAGGCGCTGAGGGCTCTCCGCGCCACATACCAGCTCACCAAGGCCCGGCCCCGAG TGCTGCTGCAGAGCTCAGAGCCAGGAGAGCAGGGCCTCTTTGAGGCCTTCCTGGAGCCCTTGGGCACCCTGGGCCACTGTGGGGCCGTGGGTCTTCTACCCCCAGCTGCAGCAGCTCCCTCGGGCTGGGCCCAGGCCTCTCTCAGTGACACCGTTCAGGTCTACATGGAGCTGCAG GGCCTGGTGGACCCCCAGACCCACCTACCTCGGCTAGCTGCCCGGAGACACAAGTTGCAGAAGCAGCTTGATGGCCTCATAGCCCGGACCCCGTCAGAGGGAGAGGCGGAGACTCAGAGGCAGCAGAGG CTTTCTTCCCTCCAGTTGGAACTGTCAAAACTGGACAAGGCGGCCTCTCACCTCCGGCACTTGATGGATGTGTCTCCCAGCCCTGGGGAGCTTTGA